The proteins below are encoded in one region of Methanomassiliicoccus luminyensis B10:
- a CDS encoding cation:proton antiporter, whose protein sequence is MSDSSLLLQIGVLMLVAFIGATIANKGKQSVILGYIAAGILVGPYIHFEIGPFVYNGVIEEVGLIDTISQLGLILLIFFVGLEFSIDKIKKVKGPAVILSIIDVGMNLFVGFLLAAALGWPLVDAIFLAAVMAMSCSAVAMKTLMELGRLNSSETEYIMGMIILEEFISMLFLTVVGGLVVPSGGSFSLTSMVVGMVAFFAFFAVLALFVIPKVVSRLAKMKSDEMFVLFMLGIICVSAAFAQLCGVPALIGAFFIGMVFAETKVMDRMEKRIAPLRDAFAAVFFVSFGMLIDPAMFGSLIWVILAAAALVLINEIFVMSAVAYLVGFGRRTSMTIGASFSARGGESVMYATVGSKAAGAVKGAELVPIAGGLTFIMCILCPFFIRMSYPFADYLASKMPRFMAYGGAVMSRTLGKMILPGGYKIFRASNQVLIPLAAYIVTVIGVAATSGELRLIMAAAATGSIVMAWFYLRSSLREVAARTDYRNLGTIPDSHDLIAKYIASAVSVGLFAVLVVAFTFEQYWPSVLVVLAAYAVWFLYLAKMVHDRTCDSSLYARPVQRLPQAPAGKAPETQFRYRVRWKEMEKGPER, encoded by the coding sequence GGGCAAGCAGAGCGTTATTCTGGGCTACATAGCCGCAGGCATTCTGGTCGGCCCGTACATCCACTTCGAGATCGGCCCGTTCGTCTACAACGGGGTGATCGAAGAGGTGGGCCTGATCGACACCATTTCCCAGCTGGGCCTCATACTCCTCATCTTCTTCGTCGGACTGGAGTTCTCCATCGACAAGATCAAGAAGGTCAAGGGCCCCGCGGTGATCCTTTCCATCATAGATGTGGGGATGAACCTGTTCGTGGGCTTCCTCCTGGCCGCGGCGCTGGGGTGGCCCCTGGTGGACGCCATATTCCTGGCCGCGGTAATGGCGATGAGCTGTTCCGCCGTGGCCATGAAGACCCTCATGGAGCTCGGCCGCCTGAACAGCTCCGAGACCGAGTACATAATGGGAATGATCATACTCGAGGAGTTCATCTCCATGCTGTTCCTGACCGTCGTGGGCGGGCTGGTGGTCCCCTCGGGCGGGAGCTTCTCGCTGACAAGCATGGTCGTGGGGATGGTCGCGTTCTTCGCGTTCTTCGCCGTCCTGGCCCTGTTCGTAATCCCCAAGGTGGTCTCGCGGCTGGCCAAAATGAAGAGCGACGAGATGTTCGTCCTGTTCATGCTGGGGATCATATGCGTGTCCGCGGCCTTTGCCCAGCTGTGCGGGGTCCCCGCCCTCATCGGGGCCTTCTTCATAGGCATGGTGTTCGCGGAGACCAAGGTCATGGACCGGATGGAGAAGAGGATCGCCCCCCTCCGGGACGCCTTCGCCGCGGTGTTCTTCGTGTCCTTCGGCATGCTCATCGACCCGGCCATGTTCGGCTCGCTCATCTGGGTGATCCTGGCGGCCGCGGCCCTGGTACTGATCAACGAGATCTTCGTCATGTCCGCCGTCGCCTACCTGGTCGGGTTCGGGCGGAGGACCTCCATGACCATCGGCGCCTCGTTCTCCGCCCGGGGCGGGGAGTCGGTCATGTACGCCACGGTGGGCAGCAAGGCCGCGGGCGCGGTCAAGGGCGCCGAGCTCGTCCCTATCGCCGGCGGCCTTACCTTCATAATGTGCATCCTGTGCCCGTTCTTCATCCGCATGAGCTATCCTTTCGCCGACTACCTCGCCTCCAAGATGCCCAGGTTCATGGCCTACGGGGGCGCGGTGATGTCCCGCACCCTCGGGAAGATGATCCTCCCGGGAGGCTACAAGATATTCCGCGCCAGCAACCAGGTCCTCATACCCCTGGCTGCGTACATCGTGACAGTAATAGGGGTGGCCGCGACATCCGGGGAGCTGCGGCTCATCATGGCCGCGGCGGCGACAGGCTCCATTGTCATGGCGTGGTTCTACCTTCGCTCCAGCCTCCGGGAGGTGGCCGCCCGGACCGACTACCGGAACCTTGGGACTATCCCCGACAGCCACGATCTCATAGCAAAGTACATCGCGTCGGCGGTGAGCGTGGGCCTGTTCGCGGTTCTGGTGGTGGCCTTCACCTTCGAGCAGTATTGGCCTTCGGTGCTGGTGGTGCTCGCGGCGTACGCAGTGTGGTTCCTGTACCTGGCCAAGATGGTGCATGACCGGACCTGCGACTCCTCGCTGTACGCGAGGCCCGTCCAGCGCCTCCCCCAGGCG